The following is a genomic window from Variovorax paradoxus.
GCGCGGCGGTTCGACATCACCACGTTGTCCTTCTCGATCGGCGTTCCGGCCTGCAGGGCGGCAATCCATGCCTCGGTGCTCGTCACGGCCGCGAAATTGCTGTGGAACACGACGCTGAACACGCGGTGGATTTCCTCGGCGCTCACCTTGCCGGCCGCATTCTCGTACGGCAGTGCGCCGGTGGCATCCGAAAGAAACTCCACGTTCAGGCCGCGGTGCATGGCCTCGAACACGGTGGACGCATCGCAGTTCTGCGTCATGTAGCCAGCCACGCTGAGCGTGTCGATCTCATGGCGCGCGAGCCAGTCGGCAAAGTCGGTGCCGGTGAAAACACTGGGAAAGGCCTTGGTCACCAGGTGGTCGCGCGGGCGCTTGGCAACCTCAGGATGCAGTTCGCCGTTGTGGGTGCCGGCCTGGAACACCGGCGCACCCTTGGGTGCGTGGTGCCGAACCACCACCACCGGCGTGCCCGCGGCGTGGGCCGCATCCATTGCCTTGGCAATGTTGGGCAGCGACTGCTCGACCGGCGGATATTCGATCGGCAGGCCGCCGCCTTCGAAATACTCGTTCTGCACGTCGATCACGACGAGGGCGCGGCGCGGTGCGGGGTTGCTCATGGTGTGTTGCTCCTGGCGATGGTTGTGTTGGGATGGGTTGATTCTTCCCTCTCGGGCGTGTCCGAGAAAGTGGCCCGAAAGCCATTCATCGATAAAATCGGGCCATGGCCAGAAAACCTCCGGAAACCATCGCCGTCGTCGCCTTCGACGGCATCAGCCCCTTTCACCTGTCGGTGCCTTGCATGGTCTTCGGCGAAGACCGCACCGAGGCGGGCGATCCGCGCTTTCGCCTGCTGGTGTGCGGCGTCGAACCGGGGCCCCTGCGCACCACGGCCGGCTTTACGCTGACGGTGCCGCACGGCCTGGAGGCCATCCGAAGGGCGCAAATCGTGATCGTTCCGTCGTGGCGCGATGACAGGCGGCCCGCACCGCCCTCGCTGATCCGCGCGCTGCAGGCGGCGCATCGGCGCGGCGCGGTCGTGGTGGGGCTGTGCCTGGGCGCATTCGTGCTGGCCGAAGCGGGCCTGCTCGACGGCCGCCCGG
Proteins encoded in this region:
- a CDS encoding cysteine hydrolase family protein yields the protein MSNPAPRRALVVIDVQNEYFEGGGLPIEYPPVEQSLPNIAKAMDAAHAAGTPVVVVRHHAPKGAPVFQAGTHNGELHPEVAKRPRDHLVTKAFPSVFTGTDFADWLARHEIDTLSVAGYMTQNCDASTVFEAMHRGLNVEFLSDATGALPYENAAGKVSAEEIHRVFSVVFHSNFAAVTSTEAWIAALQAGTPIEKDNVVMSNRRARG